In Streptomyces sp. 71268, the DNA window ACCGGGTCGCCCCGGGCGACCGGCTGCTGTCCGTCCGCACCCGCACCCGCGACCTGCTCACCGGCGAGCGCAGCGCGCTCAACCTGATGTGCCGGCTGTCCGGCATCGCGACCGCGACCCGCGCCTGGGCCGACGCGCTGGAGGGCACCGGCGCCGCCGTCCGCGACACCCGCAAGACCACCCCCGGCCTGCGCGCCCTGGAGAAGTACGCGGTCCGCTGCGGCGGCGGCGTCAACCACCGAATGTCCCTGTCGGACGCGGCGCTGATCAAGGACAACCACGTGGTGGCGGCGGGCGGCGTCGCGGCGGCGTTCACGGCGGTACGGGACGCCTTCCCCGGGCTGCCAATCGAGGTCGAGGTGGACCGCATCGACCAGATCGAGCCGGTACTCGCCGAGGGGGCCGAGCTGATCCTGCTCGACAACTTCACGCCGGAGCAGACCCGCGAGGCGGTCGCCCTGGTCGCCGGCCGCGCCAAGCTGGAGTCCTCGGGCCGGCTCACCCTGGCAAACGCCCGCGCGTACGCGGAAACCGGCGTCGACTACCTCGCGGTCGGCGCCCTCACCCACTCGTCACCCATCCTCGACATCGGCCTTGACCTGCGAGAGGAGGGCTGATGCTGCTCACCATCGACGCCGGCAACACGCACACCGTCCTCGGCCTGTTCGACGGCGAGGAGATCGTCGAGCACTGGCGTATCTCCACCGACGCCCGCCGCACCGCGGACGAGCTGGCCGTGTTGCTGCACGGCCTGATGGGCATGCACCCGCTGCTCGGCGAGGAGTTGGGCGACGGCATCGACGGCA includes these proteins:
- the nadC gene encoding carboxylating nicotinate-nucleotide diphosphorylase; its protein translation is MSTPDDKPRPVDLPLSPTGGSAAAGGAGETGGCGDGCGCGAADGAYELDPLECGLDPDLAALLVTAGLDPVQVEDIAHVAIEEDLDRGVDVTTVATIPEDAVATGDFTAREAGTVAGLRIAEAILSVVCTDAFEVERHAEDGDRVAPGDRLLSVRTRTRDLLTGERSALNLMCRLSGIATATRAWADALEGTGAAVRDTRKTTPGLRALEKYAVRCGGGVNHRMSLSDAALIKDNHVVAAGGVAAAFTAVRDAFPGLPIEVEVDRIDQIEPVLAEGAELILLDNFTPEQTREAVALVAGRAKLESSGRLTLANARAYAETGVDYLAVGALTHSSPILDIGLDLREEG